In Planctomycetota bacterium, the DNA window GGCTCGTCGGCCTCACCAAGACGCTCGCCCGCGAGCTCGGCAGCAAGGGCGTGACCGCCAACGTCGTTGCGCCGGGCTTCATCGAGACCGACATGACCGCCAACCTGCCCGACGAGGCCAAGGACCACGTCCTCAAGCTCATGAGCGTGCCGAGGCTGGGCGCCGCCGACGACATCGCCGCCGCCGTCAGCTACATCAGTAGCGACGATGCCGGCTTCCTGACCGGCCAGGTGCTGTGCGTGGACGGCGGCCTGACGATGTGCTGAGCGGCAGCGGCGATCGCCAGCGCTACCCAGCCCGCCGCCGGAGCAGGATCTCCATCGCGAACCAGCGGGCGGCCGTCGCGACGCGGTGGGCGCGGATCTGGAACTGCAGCCGCCGCATCGAGGCGTCGTCGGGGTCCACCGACAGGCCCTGGCGGATCCAGTAGCGGGCGCGGCCCCACTGCTGCTCGCGCATCAGCGCCAGCGCGATGTTGTGCATCGCCGGCACGAAGCGGGGGTCCAGTCGCACGGCCTCGCGGGTCGCCTCGATGCCACGCAGCCGCTCGCCCGCGTGGAAGTGCGCGAGCCCGAGCCAGTGCCACAGTGCGCCATCGCCGGGACGCATCCGGACGGCCCGGTGCAGCACGCGGATGGCGAGCTTCTCGGCGCCGGCATCGATGAGCAGCTCGCCCAGTTCGGCCAGCGCGGGCCCGTCGGGCGTTCCGCCGTCCCGGTTGACGCGATCGACCTCGGCCTCGAGCAGCTCGACGGTCTGGGCCTGGGCATCGGCCGGCCCCGCGGCGAGCATCAGCCGCGCGAGCCGCCGGGCGACCTCGCCGTTGCCGGGCTCCAGCCGCCGCGCAACGTCCAGGTGCACCATCGCCCGGGACGCATCCCCCCGCTTCTGGTACAGCTGGCCCAGTTCGGCGTGGGCCTCGGCGTGGTCGGGCTCGATCTCCAGCACGCGGCCGAACTTCTCTCGCGCCTCGTCCAGGCGCCGCATTTCCACGAGCAGGCGACCCAGCGACATCAGCACGCGGATGTCACCCGGGTCCTCGCGCAGCTCGATCAGGAACAGCTGCCGTGCTCGCTCGTGGCGGCCGGTCTGCCAGTAGGCCTCGGCCAGCTTCGCCTGCACGCCGGGCAGCTCGGGCTCGAGGCGAGCGGCCTCGCGGAGGCACCACACCGCGCGATCGAGCTTGCCCCGCGTCAGCAGCGAGCCGGCGATGGCCGAGTACGCCTCGGCGCACTCGGGCTTGCGCTGCTGGAGCATGTAGAAGGCAAGCTCGGCGTCGTCGTGCTCGCCCAGCTCGGCGAAGGCCTCGATCCGCGCAATCGCGGGATACACCTCGTCGGGCTCGGCGGCCTCGGCCTTGTCGAACCATCCCAACGCATCCCGCGTGCGGCCCGAGCGGACCAGATTCACGCCCGTCGCCATCGCGGCGTTGAAGTCGCCCGTGCGGAGGTTGTACGACTCGGAGAAGGCGTCGGCGGCCTCGTCGTAGCGGCCGTCGGCCTCGAGTGCCACGCCCAGATTGAACTGCCAATCGGGCTGGAAGGGATTCAGCGCGATCGCCTCGCGGAGCGCGGCGGCAGCCTCGGCCCAGCGGCCCGCTTCGTACAGCGAATGGGCCCGCTCCACGTGGGCCTCGGCCTCGATCCAGTCGCTCATGCCTACCCCGATCCTGCCTCCGGCAGTTTACGCGGCGAGCCCGCCGGGGTTCAACGCGGAGCGCTCGCCCGGCCTCTTGTATCGTCGGCGCTGCGGCTTGTTCTTGCCAAACCGCTCGTGCCGCCGGCCCGCACTCCAAGCGCCAACCAGCCGGGGACTCCCGCTCTTCTCTTTGGTTGATCTCCGAGAGTTTTGTTTGTATATTGATAGGTATATGGCCGAGGACGACTTCGCCCATCGCGACGCCCTGCCCGGGGGGCCGGCGCACCGCCGCGGGGCGGCGCTCAACCCGGGCAACCGCTTCGAGTCCGTCCGCCTGCACGTGCTGGGCGAGGAACTCGACCGCCAGCTCATCGAGCGCGAGGACGGGGATGGACGCCTCCGCCGGGTGCCCCGCCAGGTCTTCGCCGACAAGAGCAGGTCGATCATCAACCGCGTGGCGCCCACCAGCGACGTGCCATTCGACTGGACCGTCAATCCCTACCGCGGCTGCGAGCACGGCTGCGTCTACTGCTTCGCCCGCCCCTACCACGAGTACCTGGGCTTCAGCTGCGGCCTGGACTTCGAGACCAAGCTCATGGCCAAGCCCGACGCGCCCGACCTGCTGCGGCGGGAACTCGCCCGCCCCCGCTGGAAGCCCGAGCCCATCGTCATGTCGGCCATCACCGACATCTACCAGCCCATCGAGCACACCCACCGCATCGCGCGCGGCTGCCTGGAAGTCCTGGCCGAGTGCCTCCAGCCCGTCTCGACCATGACCAAGAGCGCCATGGTGCTCCGTGATGCGGACCTCTGGTCGACGCTGGCCGCGAGGAACGCCGGCCGCGTCACCATCACCCTCGTCACGCTCGATCGGGTTCTGGCCGAATCGCTCGAGCCCCGCGCGTCGGCCCCGAGCGCCCGGCTGCGGGCCATCCGCGAGCTCACGGCCGCCGGCGTGCCGGTCACCGTCAACGTCGCGCCGGTCATTCCGGGGCTGACCGACGCGGAGCTGCCCGCGATCCTCGAGGCCGCGGCCGACGCGGGCGCACGCCGGGCGTCGTGGGTGCTGCTCCGGCTGCCGCACCAGCTCAAGGACCTGTTCCTCGATTGGCTCCAGCGCAGCGTGCATCCCGATCGTGCGCGGCGGGTCGAGTCGCTGCTCCGCCAGAGCCACGGCGGCACGCTCTACCACGCCGACGCGAAGCGTGGCCGTGGTCGCGGACCGATCGCCCGACAGATCGCCCAGAACTTCGACGTCTTTACTCGCCGCTACGGCCTCAACCGCGACGTCCGCCCGCTCTCGGGGCGGCACTTCCGGCGGCCCGAGGACGGCGGGCAGATGCGGCTCTTCGACGTCGGCTAGAGCCACCTGTATCGCTCCGTCGCGGCCTCCGGCCGCACACTCGCGAGCCGATCCCACGCAGGAGTAAATCCTGCGGGGATCAGCCTGCTCTAGCTCGGGGACGCCGGCCTCGCGAACGCGAGCACCGTCCAATCCTGCGCGAGCACCTCTGTTTCACCAGCCGCGAGCGTTGCGACGCGCATGCCGACCAGCCCGCGATCGGGCCGCGACGGCCTTGGTGGCGTCAGCTCGATGATCTCGGCCTCGGCGTGCAGCACCATGCCGGGCAGCACGGGGCGGCGGAATCGGATTGCATCGACCCGCACGCCGACGAGGGGCGCCGCGCCGAACGGCTTCGCGCGCACCATCAGGCCCATCGTCAGCGAGAGCGTGTGCCAGCCGCTGGCGACGAGCCGTCCGAAGAAGCCGGCCTCGGCCGCGACGCCGTCCAGATGCATGGGCTGCGGGTCGTACCGGGCGGCGTACTCGCTGATGGCGTCCGCGGTCACCTCGATCGACGCCGTGCGGAAGCGCTGGCCGATCGAAAGATCCTCGAAGTGCAGCCCGTCCGTGCTCACGTCGCGAAGAGCTGCCCGCGATCGGCGAAGGCCTTGAATTCCAGCGCGTTGCCCGAGGGGTCGCGGAAGAACATGGTCGCCTGTTCGCCCGGCTCGCCCTCGAAGCGGACGTAGGGCTCGATCACGAATTCGACGCCGGCCTCGCGGAGCGTAACCGCGAGCGTCCGCCACGCGTCCATGCCGAGCACGACGCCGAAGTGGGGCACCGGCACGTCGTGGCCGTCGACGGCGTTGGCGATCGCGTCCCCGGCCTCGCCCCGACCGTCGCCGGCCCGGCTGCTCCCAGACAGATGCGCCACGATCTGGTGACCGAACAGGTCGAAGTCGATCCACGTGTCGCTGCTGCGTCCCTCGGGGCAGCCCAGCAGCCCGCCATAGAAAGCGCGGGCCGCGACCAGATCGTGCACGGGGAAGGCCAGGTGGAAGGGATCGGGCATGGAGCGATGATACGCTGAGGGTCCGCGTGTACGCGACGAGCACAGCGAGGGAGACACATGCTGATCGACGCCATGGAGGGGCACGTCCCCGAGATGCTCGAGGTTGCCGCCGACTGCGGCCTGTTCGACGAGCCCCAGCTCGGCGTGCTGCTGCAGACCATCGAGCGGCATTTCCGCGGGGAGTCCGAAAGGCACGAGCTCTGGCTGAACGACCTCGCAGGCGACCGCGTGATCTCGGTGGCGTATTGCGCCGAGGAGGTCATGACCGATCGCGTCTGGAACCTGCTGTTCATCGCGGTCCGCACCGACTTCCAGAACCAGGGGAGGGGTGGCCGCGTGCTGGGCCAGGTCGAGGCGGCGCTGCAGGATCGAGGCTGCCGGATGCTGATCATCGAGACCGCCAGCGGCGAGGATTTCGCCGATACGCGAGCGTTCTACGAGAAGCACGGCTACGACCGGGAGGGAACCGTGCGGGACTTCTACGAGCAGGGCGTCGACAAGATCGTCTTCCGCAAGCTGCTGTAGGTGCCGCGCACGGAGCGCAGATCCATCGCTGCAACCTTCACGTCGAGTCCTTCTCTTCGGGGCTCGTCACGAGCACGTTCGAAGCCAGGTCGTCGCGGATCCGCTGGTGTAGCGAGTCCTCCGCCAGCCCGCCGACGAGCCGGCCGGCCTTCTTGAGCTCCCCCTTGCTGGGGAAGGCCAGGTGGCACACCGGATCGCCCGGCGCGACAGCCGGGATGGTGGTCATGCCCAGGACGATGCCGTCCCGCGGCGCGGGCAGGACGTTCTGCGCCACGCCCATCAGGTCGGTGTTGGTCGCGATGGGTTCTCCCGCGCGGACGATGTCGCCCGGGGCGGCGTGGAACTCTAGGAAGCCGCCGTGCTCGGCGCGGATCCACTTGGTCGCGTCGGTCTCGATGCGGTAGGGCGGTTCCTCGGGCTCGCCGTCGACCATGCCCAGGAACCTCAGGCAGTTCGTAATGCCCCGCGTGGCGTACTCCACGACGCCCGGCTCGACCTTCCAGACCTCGCCCGCCTCGAGGATCAGCGTCTGGCAGCCCGCCGCGCACGCGCTCGCCCGCAGCGAGCCCTTGGGGCCCTGGCCGCTGACGATCAACTCGGCGCCGAACGCACGGGCGAACGCCGCGAGCGTCGCGTTGCCCATATCCGCGCGGACGTTGGGAAAGTTGGTCCGCCGCACCGCCGCCGTGTGCAGGTCGATGCCGTACGCACAGCGCTTGATGATCTGGTCGAAGAACGACCAGGCGGTGCGGGCCGCGGCGCTGCCCTGGGGCGAGCCGGGGAATGACCGATTCAGGTCGCGGCGGTCGGGCAGGTAGCGCGTGTGCCGCTCGAAGCCCGCGATGTTGACCACCGGCACGAGCACCAGCGTGCCCGCGGCGATCTCGAAGGGGCGCTCGCGGATGATGTGCCGGATCGCGCCGGTGCCGTTGATCTCATCGCCGTGGACCGCGGCCGTCACGCACACCGTGGGGCCCTCTCGGACGCCTCGCCACACGCAGACGGGCACCCGGACGGGCGCGCCCGAGTAGCTCTGCGAGAGCGGCAGCGAGGTCGACACCCGCGCGCCGGGATCGACCCGCGTGCCGAACCAGGTCGAGGCGTCGCCGGCGTTGCTCACGAGGGCTCCAGGTTCTCGAGCAGCTGCGGATCGAGCTTCTTGGCGCTCACACGCCGGCGTCGCCGCTGCTTCTCGGGCACCAGGCTCCGCATCTCCTCGAGCTTGCCGTAGCACAGCAGCTTGTCGCCCGCGATCAGCTCCCGGGAGCTCTTGGGGTTCGAGAAGACCGCGGTGCCGCGGTGCAGGTTGAGCACGGCGATGTCGCGGTCCCGCAGCCCCGATTCGCCGATGGTCTTGCCGACCAGTTCGGAGCCCTCGGGGATGATGACGTCGGCCACGCCGTAGCCCTTGGTCACCGTCAGCCGCTGCCGCAGGTCGATCTCGGGGAAGTTGACCTGGTTGGCGATGTAGTCGATGATCGCGCCGGCGATGTCCAGCCCCGTCGCGCCCTCGATGCCCTCGAGGCCGGGCGAAGAGTTCACCTCCATGATCTGCGGGCCGTCGACTCCCTCGAGCATGTCCACGCCCGCGACGCGGAGGCCCATGATCTGCGCCGCCCGCACCGCGGCCTGCTCGAAGGCCGGATCGAGCTGCACCCGCTCGGTGCGGCCGCCGCGGTGGACGTTGCTTCGGAATTCGTCGCCCTGCGCCACGCGTCGCATCGCCGCGACGACCGTATCGCCCACCACCAGCGCCCGGATGTCCTTGCCCTTGCTCTCGCTCACGAATCGCTGGATCAGCACGTTCTGCTTGGCGGTCTGCAGCGTCTCGATGATCGCCTCGGCCACCTTGGTCGATTCGGCGAGGATCACGCCCACGCCCTGCGTGCCCTCCAGGATCTTGATGATGATCGGCGCGCCGCCCAGCCGCTCGATGGCGGGCAGCACGTCCGCGCGGTCCCGCACGAACGCGGTGTGCGGGATGCCGATGTCGTGCCGGCTGAGGATCTGCATCGACCGCAGCTTGTCCCGCGAGTTGGTGATGCCGTTGGCCGTGTTGGGCGTGTAGACGTCCATCTGCTCGAACTGCCGGACGACCGCGGTGCCGAAGTAGGTGATCGACGCCCCGATCCGTGGCAGGATCGCGTCGTACTCGCTCAGCGGCTTCGAGCGGAAGTAGAGGTCGGGCTCGCCCTCCTCCAGATCGATGGTGAACCGCAGCGTGTTGAGCACCTTGACCCCGTGGCCGCGCTCGGCGGCGGCCTGCCGGAGTCGCTTGGTGCTGTAGGCCCTAGGAGCCATCGACAGGATCGCCAGCTTCACGTCCGTGCCTCCCCGGCCTGATCGTCGCCTGCCGCCGCCACGCCGGGCGGCGTCGTCAGCAGATAGGTCCGCGCCGGATCCACGACGAACCGGTCGGCCAGCGCGGTGCGGCCGATCAGCATGCGGCAGAGCATGCCGGCGCGGCACACCAGGCTCAGCTCGATGTCCAGTTCGTGCTCGCCGATGCGGATCCGCGTCACGCACACGTGCCGCTCCTGCGCAGCGCCATGGCTGGGCTTGACCACGCTCGTGCGCGCCGGCTCGGCGGTCACCCATCGGGTCCGCCGCGTCGGCCGCAACCGCGACACCACCTCGAAGCGCAGCAGGCCGTCGGGTTGCTCCTCGACCGCGGCAACGTCGATGGCGCTCGTGCGGGCGCCGGTGTCGATCTTGGCCTTGACGCCGCGGAAGCCCCACTCGGGCAGGTCCACCCGCTCCCGCCAACCGATCGTTGCGAGCGAGCGATCGCGTTCCATCGCCATGAGTTTATCCGGGCGAACCATGCGATGTGCGACGGCCGCGAGCGCGTTCGTGCTTCGCGGGCCAGGCGGGCGGCGGAAAGCGCCACGATCGCCCGTTCACGATACCGCCCCGCGTGATCTCGCGCGGCGTCCTGCCGAAGGCGCGCCGGAGCCACCGCGTCAGATGGGCCTGGTCGGCAAAGCCGACCTCGCTCGCCACCGCGATGGGCGCCGCGCCGGCTTGGAGCCTGGCGATCGCCTGCTCGAGCCGCGCCGCCAGCACGTAGCGGTGGGGGGGCATGCCCGTCGCCAGGCGGAATGCGCGGGCGAAGTGGCCTCGGCTCAGTCCCGCGACGCCGGCAAGCTCGAGCAGGCCCAGGCGCGCCCCAAGCTGGTCGTGGATGAACTCCAGGACGCGCCGCGTCGTGGCGGCATCCAGCGCACGCGTCCCAGCGTGCCGGAACGGACCGCGCACGTCGCCGTAGCGATGCATGAGATGCGTCGCCGCCCGAAACGCAACGGTCTCGGCCCGCAGCGTGGACCAACCGGGTTCCGTCAAGCAGGCGGACATGGCGCACGAGAGCAGCCAGATCTCGGCGTCGCTCTCGTCGAATGCGTGGCGAACCTCAACCGAGGTCCGCCGGCCGCCGGTGATGTCGTCCGCCACGTCGTTCAGGAAGTCCGGGTCCAGCCACAGGTGCAGGGAGCGCGGCCGCGTCGTGCTGCGCCACGCCCAGGACAGCCCCTGTTCGGCCGGCAGCACGTTGCACTGGCCAACAGCCGGCCGCCCTCGATGCGATACTCCGCCTCGGTGCTGCTCGGCCTGTTCATTGCCGGCTGCGTGCACGACGACGAGATGCGCGGAGTGCCCGGCGGCCATCTCTACCGAGTCGCGGCGCTGGTTCTTCCTGATCGCAATCCCGAATCCCCGCCACGCATGGGATGCGCTCGAGGCCTGGATCTCCGATTCCATCACGTCGAGGGGGTGCTGCGGACTGGATTGGCCCATGCCGTGCACCCCGCGCATGCGTCGAGAAATGACGAAGCCTCACGAATCTTCTCGCCCGACCGAGCCGGCCCACGAACCGTAGCGGCATGGATGCCACGCAGTTATCGCTGGAGTTCTTCGACGCATACAGGCAGCAAGACATCGAGTCGATGGTCGCCCTGTTCCATCCGGAGGCCACGATCCGGTACGTCCCCTTCGCGATGGAGGGGGGACTCGAGGAGGCAGGCGTCTCGGCCTGGGGCGGCCTGATCGATGCGTTCCCGGACCTCTCGAATCGGGTCGAGAAGGTGTGGGACGCCGGAACGACGGCGTTCGCGCGCGTCTATATCTCGGGCACCCAGGCCAAGGACGCGTTCGGCGTGCCCAACCGCGGCCGACGGTACGACCTCGAGCACCTGTTCGTGATCGAAACCGATGATGGAAAGATCGTCCACATGACGAGCTACTGGGACAATGCCGAATGGCTGCGGCAGCTCGGACAGAACTCGCTCTAGGCAGGAGGGCTTGCGACGATGGGTGATGTCCCCAGCATTCTGGTTGTGCTGACCAGCCACGATCGCCTCGGCGATACTGGTGATCCCACCGGGTTCTGGCTCGAAGAACTCGCGGCGCCGTACTTCGTCTTCCGAGATGCGGGGGCGCGCATCGTGCTGGCCTCGCCGAAGGGCGGCCTGCCGCCGATCGATCCCAAGAGCCAGCTGGACGAGTTCCAGACCGACTCCACGCGGCGTTTCATCGACGACGCCGCCGCCATGGAGCAACTCCGATCGACGCAGCTACTGGATGGGGTCGACGAGGCCGGGTTCGACGCCGTCTTCTTCCCCGGAGGGCACGGACCGCTCTGGGACCTCGTGGAGAACGCGGACGCGATCCGGCTCGTCGAGCGCTTCTGGGCGGCACGCAAGGCGGTCGGGGCCGTATGCCACGCCCCGATCGTCTTCAGGGGCGCCAAGGACGCGGAAGGCAATCCGATCGTCAAGGACAAGCAGGTCACCGGCTTCTCCAATTCCGAGGAAGCGGCGGTCGGCCTCGCGGAAGTCGTCCCGTTGCTCGTCGAGGACGAACTGGTCCAGCTGGGCGGCCGCTACGAACGCGCGGCGGACTTCGTGCCCTTCGTGCTCCGCGATGGCCTGCTGGTCACGGGCCAGAACCCCGCATCCTCCGCCCCGGCGGCGGAATTGCTGCTGGAGAGCCTGGGCTAGGACAACGCTTCCTCCCCGGAGTGCCGCACGCGGCGAGCATGGAAGCAACTCGCCGTTGGCGTGCCGCGCAGCAACGCGGCACCGACCAAATAGCCATCGAGCAGTTGTGCGGTGGTGTGGAGTGACTGCCTGGGCCGGGTCTGGGAGAGAAACCCATCTGTATCGACTCAACACATGGATGTCGGCTTCACTCGAAGCAGCGGCGGCCGCGAGCCTTTAGCGAACTGATCTGGCCCGTATGCATCGCCTCGTGTTCGATGAGATGGAAGATGACCCATTCGGGCGTTGCCTCGTACTCCCGATCCGTCGGATCCAACCGAAGACGACGCCATTCCTCAAGACTGATCCCGGCCATCTCTCGGCGCAGGATCGTGCGGGTTCGGCCAAGAAGACTGATGTGCTCGCTGAGCGGCCGTCCCGTCACGCGTGCCAAGCAGCCGGACTCGTTTCCGAAGGGCAGTAGTCCGAGGATCTCTGGGGGCATCTCGGTGCGTTCTAGGATCTCGCCCCACAACCAGCCCATCTCGACATCCGCGATGTGATACAGCAGCGAGCCAATGGAGTTCTCGCGGCCGTCGTGTCCCTCCCAGTCGATGAGCCGCTGGTCGAGATCGCCGATGATCCGCAGTGTCCGGCTCCGAACTTCTTCGAGTGCCCAGAGCCATCTGCCGATCTCCGGGGCAATGCCGTCCACGGATCGAACAAAGAGCTTCTCGGCGTGCGGTTTGGTCACGATGTGGCTCAGCGTATCGCCCAAAGCCGTTCCTGCCCGGAGCGATACTTCATCGATCCAGCGAATCAACACCGGATGACAAGATACGGTTGAATCTGCCGCAACCATAAGTGGTCCCGGCATTTGCCGGGGCCATCAGGTCTGCAAAGTCGGGGTGAGAGGATTCGAACCTCCGACCTTCTCGTCCCGAACGAGACGCGCTACCAAGCTGCGCTACACCCCGGAGGACGCGATGGTATGCCGCGGCCGGCGTCTCCGCCCGCAGCCGGTGAGACGGGGCTGGCTCGGAGGGCCGAGGACGGCCTCAGTTTTCGCTCTGGAACCGCGGCGTGGCGGCGTAGACGTTGTCGTCCACCTCGCCCGGGTTGCCGTCGGGGCCCGACGAGTAGAAGTAGGGCACGCCGTTGATGCACAGGCCGCCGTCGGCGTCGCCCTGCACCGGGTCGCGGCGGATCTCGCCGGGGAAGTAGCTGCCGCCGTCGGGGGCCGGGCCCAGGAAGTCCGGGTCGTTGAGCTGCTCGGGGTCGAGCCGCAGGCCGTGGAAGCGGGGCAGCACCAGCCGCAGCGGGTTGCCCCAGGCGTCCAGCACCGTGGGCACCGCGGGCTCGCCCATGGCGGGATCCTCGCTGAGGTCGGTGGCGGGGGTGTAGGCGAAGTCGCGGAAATTCTCGGTCCGCAGCGCGCCGAGCGTCTCGGAGACCCCGGCCGCCCGCCGCGCCTCGTGCACGAAGTAGCCCACGCTATTGATGGGCCGCTCGTTGTCGGTGTCCCAGGCGTCGGCCAGCGGGAGGTACACCGGGTTGCTCGCGATGGCGCCCTCCGGATACCTCGGGTCGAGGATCGTGGACGGCACGGAGCGATCGAGCGTCTGCTGGTAGCTGCCCAGGGTCTGGTCGAGCGTCTTGATCAGATCGCGGGTCTGCGTCGACTTGCCGCCCGCCACCACGCCCGAGCCCACCGCCAGGCCGATGGCGACGAGCACCGAGATGATCAGGACGACCACCAGCAGCTCGATGATCGTGAACGCGGCGCGGCTCGGATGCGTGCGGCTCGGATGCGTGCGGTGCATGGCGTAACCCCTCCCCAGAGCGTCTACCGGCGGCGGCCCGGCCTGTTGCGGTGGCGATCGACGACGCCACGCCGGCCCACCATCCTACTTCGGTCGCGCCGCGGAGCCCGAACGGAGGCCTCCGCGGAGGGAGCACGCGAGAACCCACCCCGATCCGCAGCCCGCGGCCGACAGGTTCTAGAGCCGGCGGGCCCGACGCCTAATTGAATCCGGGCCCGGTGATGCCGCCGCCCTGGGCGCCCCCCGCCGGCGGCGGGCCGCCCGCGCGGACCGGCGCGATCCTGCCCTGTCCCGGACCGGCAGCCCGGCCGGCCGCCGCGGCGCCCGTGGGCCTTGCACCCCCGCTGGCCAGCGGGCCCAGGCCCGTGCCGCTGGTGGGCTCGGCCGGGGTCAGCTGGATCTTGAAGATGTAGTCCGTCACCCGGTCGCGGACGTCCTGCTGCATGCCCTGGAAGATGGTCGCGCCCTCCCGCTTGAAGGCGATCCGTGGGTCCTGCTGGCTGAAGGCCCGGAAGTTGATCGAGTCCCGCAGCTTCTCCATCTGGTAGAGGTGGTCCCGCCACCCGTTGTCGAGGGCCTCGAGCAGCACCATCCGCTCCAGGTGCAGCATCTCGCCGCGGAGCAACTCCTCGATGCGGCCGCGGACCACGCCGGAGCGCTGCTCGCCCCGCAGGCCCCGCATCCAATCGGGCACGCCAACGCGGAGGTCGAAGCGCTGCTTGAGGTGGGCGTCGAGCGCGTCGTCGTTGGGGCACGCCAGCGCGTCGTCGATCTCCTTCTGCAGCCGCCCCGAGTCCACGAACTCCCGCGAGGCCTTCTCCAGCTTCTGCTGCAGCGCCGTCGGGTTGGTCTTGCGCAGCTCTTCGTCCTTGAGGCCCAGCTGGTAGCGGCGGTTGGCCCACTCGGCCAGCTGCGTGAGCGCGTCCGCCGGCGACTGCCGCATCATGTTCCGCGTCACGTTCATCGCGAACTCGGGCGGGTAGCGAACCTCGAGGTCGTGGTACAGCTCCCGGGCCTTCTGCTCGATGAGGTCGGCGGCGGTCCGCTCCTCGGCCTTCTCGGCCTTGAGCACCTCGGCGATGTCCACCTCGAAGCCGAACTTGGTGTTTACCCACTTGGCCAGCTCGCGGGCGCCGTAGTCGTCCGCGGTGTACTGCGCCAGCCCCGAGAGGTCGGCCTCTTCGATCTTGTGGTGGGCGGCATCGACCAGCAGGTCGAACACGTGCCGCCGCTCGCTGGCGCCGCCCTCGCGGAGGTCGGCCGCGTCGATGTCGACGTCGAAGCGGCTCTTGGCCCAGTTGATGAGGCCCGCCGAATC includes these proteins:
- a CDS encoding type 1 glutamine amidotransferase domain-containing protein — encoded protein: MGDVPSILVVLTSHDRLGDTGDPTGFWLEELAAPYFVFRDAGARIVLASPKGGLPPIDPKSQLDEFQTDSTRRFIDDAAAMEQLRSTQLLDGVDEAGFDAVFFPGGHGPLWDLVENADAIRLVERFWAARKAVGAVCHAPIVFRGAKDAEGNPIVKDKQVTGFSNSEEAAVGLAEVVPLLVEDELVQLGGRYERAADFVPFVLRDGLLVTGQNPASSAPAAELLLESLG
- a CDS encoding DinB family protein, producing the protein MLIRWIDEVSLRAGTALGDTLSHIVTKPHAEKLFVRSVDGIAPEIGRWLWALEEVRSRTLRIIGDLDQRLIDWEGHDGRENSIGSLLYHIADVEMGWLWGEILERTEMPPEILGLLPFGNESGCLARVTGRPLSEHISLLGRTRTILRREMAGISLEEWRRLRLDPTDREYEATPEWVIFHLIEHEAMHTGQISSLKARGRRCFE
- a CDS encoding prepilin-type N-terminal cleavage/methylation domain-containing protein, coding for MHRTHPSRTHPSRAAFTIIELLVVVLIISVLVAIGLAVGSGVVAGGKSTQTRDLIKTLDQTLGSYQQTLDRSVPSTILDPRYPEGAIASNPVYLPLADAWDTDNERPINSVGYFVHEARRAAGVSETLGALRTENFRDFAYTPATDLSEDPAMGEPAVPTVLDAWGNPLRLVLPRFHGLRLDPEQLNDPDFLGPAPDGGSYFPGEIRRDPVQGDADGGLCINGVPYFYSSGPDGNPGEVDDNVYAATPRFQSEN